A part of Nitrospira sp. genomic DNA contains:
- a CDS encoding efflux RND transporter permease subunit has protein sequence MIERLIRASLEQRVIVLLAAFGVSIGGVVAFLHVPIDAFPDVTPVQVQVITRVPALAPPEIERLVTFPLEIELINLPGKTELRSISRFGISVITVVFGETVDNYFARQLVFERLAQVRSQLPPGAEPVLGPVSTGLSEVFMYLVEGPSQSLMELRTLHDWVIRPMLRAVPGLADVDTLGGLSKQYQVLVDPNRLTSLGLTLRQVQTAVTENNQNASGSYIERGGDKLVVYGQGLARSAEDLERIVVTARQGTPIYLRDVAEVRQGHAIRLGGVTRDGTGEVMQGIAVMLRGGNSRQVVSAVKEKVGLINRLLPDGVTITPFYDRIELVTRALETVERALLEGAVVVVLVLYLFLRSLRGALVVALTLPLATLTTFLIMQRVGLSANLMSLGGLAISLGMIVDAAIVQVENVERHLSERSKEHTAFATVSERLPVVLRAVLEVRRPSLFGELIIALTFIPLLTLQGIEGKMFIPLALTVVIVLLSSLVLSMTVIPVLAVLLMRPRSRGEGGSALVTGRRLYRQLLEMAIRRTTVVVMATVIVLVCGIAIIPFVGREFVPIMDEGSIVVNLVRLPSIGLSESLKISGQVERLLLELPDVRSVVTRTGANELGTDPMGMELSDMYVLLKPESDWKARSKHEIEDLVRQRLGQVPGIAFGLSQPIAMRVDELVSGVRSQVAVKLFGDDLDVLRVKAEEIARVLRQVKGISDLRVEQVSGLYYLKLDVNRSKVARHGINVANITEVIEAVGAGIRAGDVFEGQRRFPIIVRFPDDRRGDIESIKSLWVTAQGGARIPLRELADIQVVEGPAQISREQASRRVVIEANVVGRDLVGAVEEAQGAVAGLVQFPTGYYVTWGGQFENQQRAMARLAIVVPVVIALIFLLLFLTFGNLRQAALIVLAIPFAMVGGLAALLIGGLYLSVPASVGFIALFGVAVLNGVVKIAYINQLREQGMPLDEAVLTGMVMRLRPILMTALVAALGLTPLLLATGPGSEIQRPLATVVIGGLISSTVLTLIVLPVLYRWIEQRAAKRNRSKQQDISLATIRSLS, from the coding sequence GTGATCGAACGGCTGATCCGCGCATCACTTGAGCAGCGGGTCATTGTGCTGCTGGCGGCGTTCGGCGTGAGTATCGGCGGAGTGGTCGCGTTCCTTCATGTGCCGATTGATGCCTTCCCTGATGTGACGCCGGTCCAAGTCCAGGTCATTACCCGTGTTCCTGCTCTAGCGCCTCCGGAAATCGAGCGCCTCGTGACATTTCCGCTTGAGATTGAATTGATTAACTTGCCTGGGAAAACTGAACTTCGATCAATCTCGCGGTTCGGGATCTCAGTGATTACGGTGGTGTTTGGAGAGACGGTGGATAACTATTTTGCCCGGCAGCTGGTTTTCGAACGGCTGGCTCAGGTCCGTTCACAGTTGCCGCCGGGGGCCGAACCAGTCCTCGGGCCTGTGAGTACGGGGCTCAGCGAAGTCTTCATGTATCTTGTGGAGGGGCCATCACAGAGCCTTATGGAATTACGGACACTCCATGATTGGGTGATTCGTCCGATGCTGCGGGCCGTACCAGGGCTGGCGGACGTTGATACTCTGGGTGGATTGTCGAAGCAGTACCAGGTGCTCGTGGATCCCAATCGCTTGACCAGCCTGGGCCTTACCTTGCGGCAGGTTCAGACAGCGGTGACGGAGAATAACCAAAATGCCAGCGGCAGTTACATCGAGCGAGGCGGCGATAAGTTGGTGGTCTATGGCCAGGGGCTGGCACGGTCGGCTGAGGATTTGGAACGCATTGTCGTGACGGCCCGTCAGGGGACGCCGATCTACCTGAGGGATGTGGCGGAGGTTCGTCAGGGACATGCTATTCGCTTGGGCGGCGTCACACGAGACGGAACCGGCGAAGTGATGCAAGGTATCGCCGTCATGCTGCGCGGAGGAAACAGCCGACAGGTTGTTTCCGCAGTGAAGGAGAAGGTGGGATTGATCAATCGCCTATTGCCGGATGGCGTCACAATTACGCCGTTCTACGATCGGATTGAACTCGTGACCCGAGCGCTTGAAACGGTCGAGCGGGCCTTGTTGGAGGGGGCCGTTGTTGTAGTCCTCGTGCTCTATCTGTTTCTCAGAAGTCTGCGTGGTGCTCTGGTCGTCGCTCTGACATTACCGCTCGCCACGCTGACCACGTTCTTGATCATGCAGCGAGTCGGCCTCTCTGCCAATCTGATGTCGCTGGGAGGATTGGCCATTTCACTCGGGATGATCGTCGATGCCGCAATCGTGCAGGTAGAAAATGTCGAGCGGCATTTGAGCGAACGTTCCAAAGAACACACTGCGTTCGCTACCGTATCGGAGCGGCTTCCTGTGGTCCTTCGTGCTGTGCTGGAGGTGCGCCGGCCAAGCCTGTTCGGAGAATTGATTATCGCGCTCACATTCATCCCCTTGCTCACGCTCCAAGGGATCGAAGGCAAGATGTTTATCCCACTGGCGCTGACGGTGGTGATTGTCCTCTTGAGTTCGCTGGTGCTCTCGATGACGGTGATACCGGTGCTGGCAGTCTTACTGATGCGGCCTCGATCCAGGGGGGAGGGTGGATCAGCCTTGGTCACAGGGCGGAGGCTGTATCGGCAACTCCTAGAGATGGCCATTCGTCGTACCACGGTGGTTGTGATGGCGACCGTGATAGTTCTGGTCTGCGGCATCGCCATCATTCCCTTTGTCGGGAGGGAGTTTGTGCCGATCATGGATGAAGGGTCGATCGTGGTGAATTTGGTGCGGCTGCCGAGCATCGGTCTCAGTGAATCACTCAAGATTTCTGGACAGGTCGAGCGGCTGTTATTGGAACTTCCGGATGTACGTTCGGTGGTGACCCGCACGGGCGCAAATGAGTTAGGGACGGATCCGATGGGAATGGAGCTCAGCGACATGTATGTCTTGCTCAAGCCTGAATCAGATTGGAAGGCACGCAGCAAACATGAGATTGAAGACCTGGTTCGTCAGCGATTGGGGCAAGTGCCTGGCATTGCGTTCGGGTTGTCTCAGCCGATCGCTATGCGTGTGGATGAGCTGGTGTCTGGTGTTCGCTCTCAAGTGGCGGTCAAGCTCTTCGGAGACGACCTCGATGTCTTACGGGTGAAGGCAGAAGAGATCGCTCGTGTGCTGCGACAAGTGAAGGGCATCTCCGATCTCCGTGTCGAACAAGTCTCAGGACTGTATTACTTGAAGCTTGACGTCAATCGATCCAAGGTGGCGCGGCATGGAATCAATGTGGCCAACATCACGGAAGTGATCGAAGCCGTCGGTGCCGGTATCCGTGCCGGAGACGTCTTTGAAGGGCAACGGCGATTTCCGATCATCGTGCGGTTTCCGGATGACCGACGGGGCGATATTGAATCGATCAAGTCCCTCTGGGTGACGGCACAGGGTGGTGCTCGAATTCCCTTGCGGGAGTTGGCCGACATCCAAGTAGTAGAAGGTCCGGCGCAGATCAGCCGTGAACAGGCCAGCCGACGAGTAGTCATCGAGGCGAACGTGGTTGGGAGAGACCTGGTCGGGGCCGTGGAGGAGGCTCAGGGAGCCGTGGCCGGTCTCGTGCAATTCCCGACTGGCTACTATGTCACCTGGGGAGGACAATTCGAGAATCAGCAACGGGCGATGGCTCGCCTGGCCATCGTGGTGCCCGTCGTCATCGCACTCATTTTTCTGCTCTTGTTTTTGACGTTCGGGAATCTTCGGCAGGCCGCGCTGATTGTTCTCGCCATTCCGTTTGCGATGGTCGGCGGCCTGGCGGCGCTGTTGATTGGTGGGCTCTATCTCTCGGTCCCGGCCTCCGTCGGCTTCATCGCTCTATTCGGAGTGGCCGTGCTAAACGGGGTTGTGAAGATCGCCTACATCAACCAGCTGCGCGAACAGGGGATGCCGCTTGATGAGGCGGTATTGACCGGCATGGTCATGCGACTCCGGCCCATATTGATGACGGCACTCGTGGCTGCGCTCGGCCTGACGCCGTTACTCCTCGCGACGGGACCAGGCTCTGAGATCCAAAGACCGCTGGCAACGGTGGTCATCGGCGGATTAATCTCATCAACGGTCTTGACGTTGATCGTCTTACCGGTCCTGTATCGGTGGATCGAACAGCGTGCTGCCAAACGAAACAGGAGCAAGCAGCAGGACATCTCGCTTGCCACAATTCGTAGTCTATCGTGA
- a CDS encoding YnfA family protein codes for MSLAGSLPLYVLAGLCEIGGGYLMWLTLRESRHWGYAAAGAAILILYGIIPTLQPAHFGRVYAAYGGMFIVLSLLWGWGIDGVRPDRYDAMGAMLCLAGMIVIMYAPRT; via the coding sequence ATGTCTTTGGCTGGTTCGCTCCCGCTTTATGTGCTTGCTGGATTGTGTGAAATCGGTGGCGGATACCTCATGTGGTTAACGCTCCGGGAAAGTCGGCATTGGGGTTATGCCGCAGCAGGCGCCGCCATCCTGATTCTCTACGGCATTATTCCGACTCTACAGCCAGCGCACTTCGGGCGTGTCTATGCTGCGTACGGTGGAATGTTCATTGTGCTGTCCTTACTATGGGGCTGGGGTATCGACGGAGTTCGGCCGGATCGCTATGACGCGATGGGTGCCATGCTCTGTTTGGCCGGCATGATTGTCATCATGTATGCGCCCAGGACATGA